A stretch of the Planktothricoides raciborskii GIHE-MW2 genome encodes the following:
- a CDS encoding tetratricopeptide repeat protein, whose amino-acid sequence METFFWRGLIHYQNKNYPQAIEDFTQIIKQDANKGEAYYFRGSAYKKVGKPKLGNQDIKKAAELLPVENI is encoded by the coding sequence ATTGAAACATTTTTTTGGCGAGGTCTGATTCACTATCAAAACAAAAATTATCCTCAAGCTATTGAGGATTTTACCCAAATCATTAAACAAGATGCTAACAAAGGAGAAGCTTACTACTTTCGAGGTTCGGCTTATAAAAAAGTGGGAAAACCCAAGTTAGGAAATCAGGATATTAAAAAAGCGGCTGAACTTTTGCCTGTTGAAAACATATAA
- a CDS encoding tetratricopeptide repeat protein: protein MMRFQRPPEPDDFDAKVRQPGNAWLSGNIHLKKISFKNHTYWTKCINQLADGFNGFCAYACIQPFSGVVDHYLSKTKHPNQAYEWSNYRYASDKLNQYKSDLEQDQILDPFEVEDDWFEILLPSLQLVGTEAIPAHELERAKTTLDKLHLINGEWIIKTRARHYKQYNEGKLSIQGLEQENPLIARAVKRSQDYYQKGNEFYNCEDYQSAIQNYNQAIRINAVYAEAYLGRGKAYYQLKNYQNALTDYHEAIYQNPELKHFFGEV from the coding sequence ATGATGCGATTTCAAAGACCGCCAGAACCCGATGATTTTGATGCCAAAGTGCGACAGCCAGGAAATGCTTGGTTATCCGGAAATATTCATCTCAAAAAAATTAGCTTTAAAAATCACACTTATTGGACAAAGTGTATAAACCAATTAGCTGATGGATTTAACGGTTTTTGCGCTTATGCTTGCATTCAACCTTTCTCAGGAGTAGTGGATCATTATTTAAGCAAAACAAAGCATCCTAATCAAGCCTATGAATGGTCGAACTATCGATATGCTTCGGATAAACTGAATCAATATAAAAGTGATTTAGAACAGGATCAAATACTGGATCCTTTTGAGGTAGAAGATGATTGGTTTGAAATTTTGTTACCTTCTTTACAGTTAGTTGGGACTGAGGCTATTCCGGCACATGAATTAGAACGAGCTAAGACAACCCTTGACAAGTTACACCTCATCAATGGTGAATGGATAATTAAAACACGAGCAAGACATTATAAACAATATAACGAGGGTAAATTGTCTATACAAGGTTTAGAACAAGAAAATCCTTTAATTGCTCGTGCGGTGAAACGTTCCCAAGATTATTACCAAAAAGGTAACGAATTCTATAACTGTGAGGATTACCAAAGCGCTATCCAGAATTACAATCAAGCGATTCGGATTAATGCTGTCTATGCTGAAGCTTATCTAGGCAGAGGGAAAGCTTACTATCAGTTAAAAAATTACCAAAATGCCCTAACAGATTATCACGAAGCAATTTACCAAAATCCTGAATTGAAACATTTTTTTGGCGAGGTCTGA
- a CDS encoding AAA family ATPase has product MLKELHLKYVGPAPQFDIELADRLNIFTGDNGLGKTFLLEIAWRGLTETWVQKPPLPRREKGAEPEIKYLIQDNVIDGNTAQLITSKFKWQRQEWSKFRGKRSHPGLVIYIGTEGEYSVWDTARNYWEQWDDEEIDASINNRLDAYQFTADQLWNGLEENGKVLCNGLLRDWVSWQNQPEQNESSPFRVLCQVIEKLAPHRDEWMKPGKPTRVSTQDVRDIPTLELPYGTVPVIHASAGIKRILAIAYLLVWTWYEHQQASDFKNQDPCDRLVLLIDEVEAHLHPQWQRSILPALLEVPKALKATMKTQIIATTHSPLVLASIEPDFDEQQDQLFLFELEDSNVTLRELPWAKHGDAVGWLTSPIFGLEQARSREAEIAIKAANALMRGESLDTFPENLQTKEQIHQELLRVLTDIDEFWDRWTVKIKK; this is encoded by the coding sequence ATGCTCAAAGAACTACATCTAAAATATGTCGGCCCTGCACCGCAATTCGATATTGAGTTAGCGGACAGACTCAATATATTTACAGGGGATAATGGCCTCGGTAAGACTTTTTTGTTAGAAATTGCCTGGAGAGGTTTAACAGAAACTTGGGTACAAAAACCTCCTTTGCCTCGCAGAGAAAAAGGCGCTGAACCGGAAATCAAATATTTAATTCAGGACAATGTTATAGATGGTAACACAGCACAACTGATCACCAGTAAATTTAAGTGGCAGCGGCAAGAATGGTCAAAATTTCGGGGGAAGCGATCGCACCCTGGTTTGGTCATTTATATCGGCACCGAAGGTGAATATTCGGTTTGGGATACGGCGCGGAATTATTGGGAACAATGGGACGATGAAGAAATAGATGCAAGTATCAATAATCGATTAGATGCTTATCAATTTACTGCGGATCAACTCTGGAATGGGCTAGAAGAAAATGGTAAAGTTCTCTGTAATGGTTTGCTGCGAGATTGGGTTAGCTGGCAAAACCAACCGGAGCAAAATGAAAGCTCACCGTTTAGAGTTTTATGTCAGGTCATAGAAAAGCTGGCACCTCATCGAGATGAATGGATGAAACCGGGAAAACCGACAAGGGTTTCAACCCAGGATGTTAGAGATATTCCTACTTTGGAACTTCCCTACGGAACTGTTCCTGTCATCCATGCTTCAGCCGGAATTAAACGCATTTTAGCGATCGCCTATTTATTAGTTTGGACATGGTATGAACACCAGCAAGCATCGGACTTCAAAAATCAAGATCCATGCGATCGGTTAGTCTTGCTAATTGATGAAGTAGAAGCCCATTTACATCCCCAGTGGCAGCGGTCTATTTTGCCTGCGCTTTTGGAAGTTCCCAAAGCCCTCAAAGCAACGATGAAAACTCAAATCATTGCCACAACTCATTCCCCTTTAGTGCTCGCTTCAATAGAACCTGATTTTGATGAACAACAAGACCAACTTTTCTTATTTGAATTAGAGGATAGCAATGTCACCCTCAGAGAACTACCTTGGGCAAAACATGGAGATGCGGTCGGTTGGTTAACTTCACCCATTTTCGGGCTAGAACAAGCCCGTTCTCGTGAAGCAGAAATAGCGATTAAAGCTGCTAACGCTTTGATGCGCGGTGAAAGTTTAGATACTTTCCCAGAAAATTTGCAAACTAAAGAGCAAATTCACCAAGAATTGCTTAGAGTGTTGACAGATATTGATGAGTTTTGGGATCGATGGACTGTTAAAATAAAAAAATAG
- a CDS encoding DUF29 domain-containing protein, with the protein MLTKQDWEWLATGSEYQMVVTIQQLLQENQVMEASEGLYALIESMGKSKRLALRSQLIRLMLHIIKWKCQPQKRTSSWAISILSSRREIEDIQEEVPSLNRDFIESIWDKCFQSAVKEAEIEMRKVKCELTFLSWSEVFEDEYLLSDDDRDD; encoded by the coding sequence ATGCTGACTAAACAAGATTGGGAATGGTTAGCCACCGGATCGGAATATCAGATGGTTGTAACTATCCAGCAACTATTACAGGAGAATCAAGTTATGGAAGCAAGTGAAGGACTTTACGCATTAATTGAATCTATGGGAAAATCTAAAAGGTTAGCACTGAGAAGCCAATTAATTCGCTTAATGCTTCACATCATTAAATGGAAATGCCAACCGCAAAAACGCACTTCTAGCTGGGCGATTAGCATTTTGTCTTCCCGTCGAGAAATAGAGGATATTCAAGAAGAAGTTCCTAGCTTAAACAGAGATTTTATAGAGTCGATTTGGGATAAATGTTTTCAATCTGCCGTGAAAGAGGCTGAAATAGAAATGAGGAAAGTTAAATGTGAGTTAACTTTCCTTTCTTGGTCAGAGGTTTTTGAAGATGAATATCTTTTATCTGATGACGATCGAGATGATTAA
- a CDS encoding DUF2442 domain-containing protein, protein MAVNFNWEFELTEENLAAEIAKAKEAGKKANATEPRAESAAYDEANDLIVIRLKNGAIFSFPPQLAQGLVNATPDQLSDIWISASGSSIHWDSLDVDLGITELLAGIFGTKAWMSELGRKGGEKTSSAKAKAARENGKKGGRPKKNAPLTT, encoded by the coding sequence ATGGCGGTAAATTTTAACTGGGAATTTGAGTTAACCGAGGAAAATCTGGCGGCAGAAATTGCCAAAGCTAAAGAAGCCGGAAAAAAAGCCAATGCTACGGAACCCCGTGCGGAGTCTGCTGCCTATGATGAGGCGAATGATTTAATCGTGATTCGGCTAAAAAATGGCGCAATATTCAGTTTTCCTCCCCAACTGGCACAGGGTTTAGTAAATGCAACCCCCGATCAACTGAGTGATATTTGGATATCTGCTTCTGGGAGTAGTATTCACTGGGACAGTTTAGATGTGGATTTGGGTATTACTGAATTATTAGCCGGTATTTTTGGCACAAAAGCTTGGATGAGTGAGTTAGGGCGAAAGGGGGGTGAAAAAACTTCGTCGGCTAAAGCAAAAGCGGCACGAGAAAATGGTAAAAAAGGAGGCCGACCTAAAAAGAATGCTCCTCTGACAACTTAA
- a CDS encoding DUF4160 domain-containing protein — translation MPKIIEDLENNLFVYIYTNDHIPAHVHIFKGRKNDSNQKEVKINIGSQSHRPSVVTASEDMKNKDIIAALKLVAANQEMLLNKWQEIHGGKF, via the coding sequence ATGCCAAAAATTATCGAAGACTTAGAAAACAATCTTTTTGTTTATATTTATACTAACGATCATATTCCGGCTCATGTTCATATTTTTAAAGGAAGAAAAAATGATAGCAATCAAAAGGAGGTCAAGATAAATATCGGCAGTCAAAGTCACAGACCTTCTGTCGTTACTGCCAGCGAAGACATGAAAAATAAAGATATCATCGCCGCACTGAAGTTAGTCGCGGCCAATCAAGAAATGTTATTGAATAAATGGCAAGAAATACATGGCGGTAAATTTTAA
- a CDS encoding DUF29 domain-containing protein — protein MLTKQDWEWLATGSEYQMVVTIQQLLQENQVMEASEGLYALIESMGKSKRLALKSQLIRLMLHIIKWKCQPQKRTYSWAISILSSRREIEDIQEEVPSLNRDFIESIWDKCFQSAVKEAEIEMRKVKCELTCLSWSEVFEDEYLLSGDEDD, from the coding sequence ATGCTGACTAAACAAGATTGGGAATGGTTAGCCACCGGATCGGAATATCAGATGGTTGTAACTATCCAGCAACTATTACAGGAGAATCAAGTTATGGAAGCAAGTGAAGGACTTTACGCATTAATTGAATCTATGGGAAAATCGAAAAGATTAGCACTAAAAAGCCAGTTAATTCGCTTAATGCTTCACATCATTAAATGGAAATGCCAACCTCAAAAACGCACTTATAGCTGGGCGATTAGCATTTTGTCGTCACGTCGAGAAATAGAGGATATTCAAGAAGAAGTCCCTAGCTTAAATAGAGATTTTATAGAGTCGATTTGGGATAAATGTTTTCAATCTGCCGTGAAAGAGGCTGAAATCGAAATGAGGAAAGTTAAATGTGAGTTAACTTGCCTTTCTTGGTCAGAGGTTTTTGAAGATGAATATCTTTTATCTGGTGATGAAGATGATTAA
- a CDS encoding DNA cytosine methyltransferase, with the protein MSLTYLDFFSGAGGWACGLEMAGLKHAGSYEINESACRTAGANLGRAVFCVDLRKFIDTLDGKYPQPDLIVGSPPCQGFSNEGYKRKEDPRNSLVWTYLDIVEKLAPKVWIFENVPGLQRLYNGSYYEEFTERLNSMSYYWHTFLLDASQYGVPQKRIRFFAIAAKDFQPEKPEPTHSINREIYGTAEAISLWEAIADLPKVGIGEKVGIFDYDKLPECGYQSWVREGSHRLENHTTQKHSQRVLEKISAVPIGGGMESLVGKYQENKVAYCGGYRRALKEQPSYTAYWTRGMTSIHPEENRFLSPRECARIQSFPDRFIFHGTTIENYTQICNAVPPLVARAYGRYLLKVLLGQEIPAIPWDCSHKTSNQLVALSKKEQNPIQLRLPI; encoded by the coding sequence ATGAGTCTTACATATTTAGATTTTTTTAGTGGCGCCGGAGGCTGGGCTTGTGGTTTAGAAATGGCTGGCTTAAAACACGCTGGTTCTTATGAGATTAATGAGTCAGCTTGTAGAACCGCTGGCGCTAATTTAGGCAGGGCTGTATTTTGTGTAGATTTAAGAAAATTTATCGACACTTTAGATGGCAAATATCCCCAACCAGACCTGATTGTCGGCAGTCCCCCCTGTCAAGGTTTTAGTAATGAGGGATATAAAAGAAAAGAAGATCCTCGCAATAGTCTAGTTTGGACTTACTTAGATATTGTGGAAAAACTTGCACCAAAAGTTTGGATATTTGAAAATGTTCCTGGACTTCAACGGTTATATAATGGCAGCTACTATGAAGAATTCACCGAACGGCTGAATTCCATGTCTTACTATTGGCATACTTTTTTACTTGATGCCAGTCAATACGGGGTTCCCCAAAAAAGAATTCGTTTTTTTGCGATCGCTGCTAAAGATTTTCAGCCAGAAAAACCTGAACCCACCCATTCAATCAACCGAGAAATCTACGGCACCGCAGAAGCAATTTCTCTTTGGGAAGCGATCGCCGATTTACCCAAAGTGGGAATTGGGGAAAAAGTGGGCATTTTTGATTATGATAAATTGCCGGAATGTGGCTATCAATCTTGGGTCAGAGAAGGAAGTCACCGATTAGAAAACCATACCACCCAAAAGCACAGTCAACGAGTCTTAGAAAAAATTAGTGCTGTGCCCATTGGAGGCGGTATGGAATCCTTGGTTGGTAAATATCAAGAGAATAAAGTTGCCTATTGTGGAGGATATCGTAGAGCACTGAAAGAACAGCCTTCTTATACAGCGTATTGGACGCGGGGGATGACTTCAATTCATCCCGAAGAAAATCGATTTTTGTCCCCTAGGGAATGTGCCCGGATCCAGTCATTTCCCGATCGCTTCATTTTTCACGGCACGACTATCGAAAACTATACCCAAATTTGCAATGCAGTTCCTCCCTTGGTTGCGAGAGCTTATGGGAGATATTTGTTAAAAGTATTGCTGGGTCAAGAAATTCCGGCAATTCCTTGGGACTGTAGTCACAAAACCTCAAATCAATTGGTGGCTTTATCCAAAAAAGAACAAAATCCGATTCAGCTTCGGTTGCCTATTTAG
- a CDS encoding glycoside hydrolase family 15 protein: MSKITNQTKTPLETYYKQIHTVILSRQNPITGLLPASTAVNAHGDYTDAWVRDNVYSILAVWALALAYRKIDAFDQRTFELEHSTIKLMRGLLYSMMRQADKVEKFKRTQSPLDALHAKYDTKTGDTVVGDDQWGHLQLDATSIFVLMLAQMTASGLTIIYSQDEVNFIQNLVYYISRTYRTPDYGIWERGNKINHGDPELNASSIGMAKAALEAINGLNLFGVRGGPASVIHVLPDEIAHCRITLESLLPRESSSKEVDAAILSIIGFPAFAIADQELVDRTRKTIIDKLQGRYGCKRFLRDGHQTVLEDTSRLHYEPWELKQFEHIECEWPLFFTYLYLDGLFRQDAQQIAEYRDRLESILVEQNGWGLLPELYYVPEEAIEAERQNPHSQTRKPNENIPLVWAQSLYLVGQLLDDGWIALGDIDPLGRHRQPHYLKGQRQQPVVQIALLAEDEELQGKLATYGIATQTPGQIAPMQVRQARELATVYKEIGLNKKLGLTGRPMRRLRSLMTSRIFRICGEVMVFLPAFLDQQEFYQTLDYHFLVAYIKSELAYIDRHWRGLGRPTMTLLLTHTMLEPSGSNSEILPPLLELMQQFREGKCGDVKVKLGSLNEFMLTSAIERIDFLREVKFPQAPVRNAESLLVRGSSQKRYLWNKPKKNRALSNIQEFSLECETDLKLLIAKLRESENLYEQVELLHILTRLEGLEFDTGIGGPGEPVRVRTLLDQVYAQASQLRLWAVVRYAAGLLNKVDISLSDAVTDILVRQKQITVGRAYSSGSLINRPMSQQKIMQKIREFCREDIRDRALTQEILIYLSTLIKSDPKLLKGFVTLRVGYLILLLVSELALELNLTQDEAYEALMKLSPFEIKTRLRQVLEEYAGMNQVLQRQESIALRKQAKEIDWVVLSGEKKEPEKPKEGWRRKRQLDGSLNRMIPDFYPRVWKLMQHCKGLVIGDKLERRNRLDSELILSEMTQGEKNFDLKVEHLLNKIDAPEYRQLNVEALIELSNICDRNPELQIEQYLVLDVIIGHAVRQGWLEKYPERADKYDEDKQKAWDKFYDTSPYVCAGYIVKAFRFLTEVGEDLTAA, from the coding sequence ATGTCCAAAATCACCAATCAGACTAAAACGCCCTTAGAGACTTACTACAAACAAATTCACACGGTGATTCTCTCTCGGCAAAACCCCATTACCGGATTATTGCCCGCGTCCACTGCGGTAAATGCTCACGGTGACTATACCGATGCCTGGGTGCGAGACAATGTATATAGTATTCTCGCGGTTTGGGCTTTGGCTTTGGCTTATCGGAAAATTGATGCCTTTGACCAGCGCACTTTTGAACTAGAACATAGCACGATTAAGCTGATGCGCGGGTTACTTTATTCTATGATGCGTCAAGCGGATAAAGTGGAAAAATTTAAGCGCACTCAATCGCCCTTGGATGCGTTACACGCCAAATATGATACGAAAACCGGCGATACTGTCGTGGGGGATGACCAGTGGGGGCATTTACAACTAGATGCTACCTCGATTTTTGTGCTGATGTTGGCCCAAATGACTGCTTCCGGTTTGACGATTATCTATAGTCAGGATGAAGTTAACTTTATCCAAAATTTGGTTTATTACATTAGTCGCACTTACCGGACTCCCGATTATGGGATTTGGGAACGCGGTAATAAGATTAATCATGGCGACCCCGAACTGAATGCGAGTTCGATCGGTATGGCGAAAGCGGCTTTGGAAGCTATTAATGGGTTAAATTTGTTTGGGGTACGCGGTGGCCCTGCGTCGGTGATTCACGTTTTGCCCGATGAAATTGCCCATTGTCGGATTACCCTAGAATCCCTGTTGCCCAGAGAGTCGAGCTCTAAGGAAGTGGATGCGGCGATTTTGAGCATTATCGGCTTTCCGGCTTTTGCGATCGCAGACCAAGAATTAGTCGATCGCACCCGTAAGACGATTATCGACAAACTCCAAGGGCGATATGGTTGTAAGCGGTTTCTGCGGGACGGCCATCAAACGGTTTTGGAAGATACCAGCCGCTTGCATTATGAACCCTGGGAACTGAAACAGTTTGAACATATTGAATGCGAATGGCCGCTATTTTTTACTTATTTATATCTTGATGGGCTATTTCGCCAAGATGCTCAACAAATTGCCGAATATCGCGATCGCCTAGAATCTATCCTGGTGGAACAAAATGGCTGGGGCTTATTGCCAGAGTTGTACTATGTCCCGGAAGAGGCGATCGAAGCGGAACGGCAAAACCCCCACAGTCAAACCCGCAAACCCAATGAAAATATCCCCCTAGTTTGGGCGCAAAGCTTATATCTGGTCGGTCAACTCCTGGACGACGGCTGGATCGCTTTGGGAGATATTGACCCCCTCGGTCGTCACCGGCAACCCCACTATCTCAAAGGACAGCGGCAACAACCCGTGGTGCAAATTGCCCTGTTAGCAGAAGATGAAGAGTTACAAGGGAAACTCGCTACCTACGGCATTGCCACCCAAACCCCCGGTCAAATTGCCCCCATGCAAGTCAGACAAGCCCGCGAACTGGCTACAGTTTATAAAGAAATTGGCTTGAATAAAAAATTAGGGCTCACCGGCAGACCCATGCGACGGTTGCGGAGTTTGATGACTTCCCGCATTTTCCGCATTTGCGGCGAAGTGATGGTATTTTTGCCCGCATTTTTGGATCAGCAGGAGTTCTATCAAACTCTCGATTATCATTTTTTGGTGGCATATATTAAGAGTGAATTAGCCTATATCGATCGCCATTGGCGGGGTTTAGGCCGACCTACGATGACCCTATTGCTAACTCATACGATGTTGGAACCGTCGGGGTCGAATTCAGAAATTCTGCCGCCTTTATTAGAGTTGATGCAGCAATTTCGCGAAGGGAAATGTGGGGATGTCAAGGTAAAACTTGGTTCATTAAATGAATTTATGCTCACTTCCGCGATCGAACGGATTGATTTCCTGCGAGAAGTGAAATTTCCCCAAGCCCCGGTACGCAATGCGGAATCTTTATTAGTGCGCGGTTCTAGTCAGAAACGCTACTTATGGAACAAGCCGAAAAAAAATCGCGCCCTCAGCAATATTCAGGAGTTTTCCTTAGAATGTGAGACGGATCTAAAATTATTAATCGCCAAACTCAGAGAGTCAGAAAACCTCTATGAACAAGTGGAGTTATTACATATCCTGACTCGCTTAGAAGGGTTAGAATTTGATACAGGAATTGGCGGCCCTGGAGAACCAGTCCGAGTTAGAACTTTACTGGATCAAGTATATGCCCAAGCGTCTCAATTGAGGTTATGGGCAGTGGTGCGCTATGCCGCTGGTTTGCTGAATAAAGTAGATATTAGTTTGTCTGATGCGGTGACGGATATTTTAGTCCGACAAAAACAAATTACTGTGGGTCGGGCTTATTCTAGCGGGTCGTTGATTAATCGCCCTATGTCCCAGCAAAAGATTATGCAAAAAATTCGCGAGTTCTGTCGGGAAGATATCCGCGATCGCGCCTTAACTCAGGAAATTTTAATTTATCTGAGTACATTAATTAAATCCGATCCAAAACTGCTGAAAGGCTTTGTCACCTTGCGCGTCGGTTATTTAATTCTCCTGTTAGTTAGCGAACTGGCATTAGAGTTAAATCTGACTCAAGATGAAGCTTATGAAGCCTTGATGAAATTATCTCCTTTTGAGATTAAAACTCGCTTGCGTCAAGTCCTGGAAGAATATGCGGGCATGAATCAAGTGTTGCAACGGCAAGAGTCAATTGCTTTGCGGAAACAAGCCAAAGAAATTGATTGGGTGGTCTTGTCTGGGGAGAAAAAAGAACCGGAAAAACCCAAAGAAGGTTGGCGACGCAAACGTCAATTAGATGGTTCTTTAAACCGCATGATACCGGATTTTTATCCCCGGGTTTGGAAGTTGATGCAACATTGCAAAGGCTTGGTGATTGGGGATAAGCTGGAACGGCGCAATCGCTTAGATAGTGAATTAATCTTGTCAGAAATGACCCAAGGAGAGAAAAATTTTGATCTGAAAGTTGAGCATTTGCTGAATAAGATTGATGCGCCGGAATACCGTCAGCTTAATGTGGAAGCATTGATCGAGTTGTCCAATATCTGCGATCGCAACCCAGAATTACAAATTGAGCAATATTTAGTGCTCGATGTAATTATCGGTCACGCAGTGCGTCAAGGGTGGTTAGAAAAGTATCCCGAACGGGCGGATAAATATGATGAAGACAAGCAAAAAGCCTGGGATAAATTTTATGACACTTCCCCTTATGTTTGCGCGGGATATATTGTCAAAGCTTTCCGCTTCTTAACGGAAGTTGGCGAAGATTTAACCGCTGCTTAA
- a CDS encoding BrnT family toxin, producing MLVSYTERGDKIRLISARQATKQEIKAYQEG from the coding sequence TTGTTAGTCTCTTATACCGAAAGAGGAGATAAAATTAGACTGATTAGCGCTAGACAAGCTACCAAACAAGAAATCAAAGCTTATCAAGAGGGTTAA
- a CDS encoding transposase, with protein sequence MTYNPDIHKRQSIRLKGYDYSQSGFYFITICCYQRECLFGDIIHSQIILNNFGELVKKEWLKSAEIRQEIKLGEFVIMPNHFHGIVIINQTNNNYNHVHTNDVGANGRSPLQEIQSSPQQISMTPKSLSSLIAGFKSATTKKINIIRNTPKTPVWQRNYYDHIIRNDESLERIREYVQNNHLSWENDQLHPNNPSKW encoded by the coding sequence ATGACCTACAATCCTGATATACATAAACGGCAATCAATTCGACTTAAAGGCTATGATTATTCTCAATCCGGTTTTTATTTCATTACAATTTGTTGTTATCAACGTGAATGTTTATTCGGAGATATCATTCATAGTCAAATTATCTTAAATAATTTTGGTGAATTAGTAAAAAAAGAATGGTTAAAATCAGCAGAGATTAGACAAGAGATAAAATTAGGTGAATTTGTAATTATGCCGAATCATTTTCATGGAATTGTTATTATTAATCAGACAAATAACAATTATAATCATGTTCATACAAATGATGTAGGGGCGAACGGCCGTTCGCCCCTACAGGAAATTCAATCATCACCACAACAAATATCAATGACACCTAAATCATTATCATCACTAATAGCAGGTTTTAAATCAGCAACAACTAAGAAAATTAATATTATTCGTAATACACCTAAAACTCCAGTTTGGCAACGTAATTATTACGATCATATTATTAGAAATGATGAATCTTTAGAAAGAATTAGAGAATATGTCCAAAATAATCATTTATCTTGGGAAAATGATCAATTACATCCTAATAATCCTTCTAAATGGTAA